One window of Nocardioides dongkuii genomic DNA carries:
- a CDS encoding ABC transporter permease, translated as MTSTLERPAPPRTAPPAPTERRSVPRWVWALGVLGVWLVVWAFTQGQDTLSLPGREHTDLHDSLTDFRDTVLASRDTNPLIQLTYQLGDWFTSVVDRAQRLVSIPDYPRPVPQLGWLGVTALAAWVGLALGGWRIAVLVAASFLSFGAFGYWSDALDLLIVTFVAVAASVLIGLPLAVLYGTGGRSVRAVITGVLDAMQTMPTFVYLLPVVLFFGIGAAGAVVCTLVYALPPIIRIAGHGIRSVSGTTIEATDSVGQTRWQRLTKVQLPMARATIVVGLNQTIMAALSMATIASYVDGPGLGQPVLSALTRLDVGGAFVPGMLIVVMAVMLDRTTTAASERPEKLARAGADPRLRRIVLAVAAVGAAVAVWASRYFPSAAEFPELTWGRTVADGVDRFFTWFLDTFGGATQAFKDAISTVLLNPLQALLGESPWWLAGAAILALAAVFGGRRALLPTVLCLAGIRFLDLWHDTMLTLTMTLVGTLLVVVLAVVLGVWMARSHRVDVALRPLLDAGQTIPPFVYLIPVLALFGTSRFTAIVAGVVYAAPVAVKLVADGVKAVSPTTLEASRSTGATTWQEITKVQLPMARGSLVLAANQGLLYVLAMVVIGGLVGAQALGYDVVLGFSRSEEWGKGAAAGLSIVLLGIMIDRIARASARDV; from the coding sequence ATGACCTCCACGCTCGAGCGACCCGCTCCCCCGCGCACCGCGCCGCCCGCTCCGACCGAGCGGCGCTCCGTGCCGCGCTGGGTCTGGGCGCTCGGGGTGCTCGGCGTCTGGCTGGTCGTCTGGGCGTTCACCCAGGGTCAGGACACGCTCTCGCTGCCGGGTCGCGAGCACACCGACCTCCACGACTCGCTCACCGACTTCCGCGACACCGTGCTCGCCAGCCGCGACACCAACCCGCTGATCCAGCTGACCTACCAGCTGGGCGACTGGTTCACCTCGGTGGTCGACCGGGCCCAGCGGCTGGTCTCGATCCCCGACTACCCGCGCCCGGTCCCGCAGCTCGGCTGGCTCGGCGTGACCGCCCTGGCGGCCTGGGTCGGGCTGGCGCTCGGCGGCTGGCGGATCGCGGTCCTGGTGGCCGCGTCGTTCCTGTCCTTCGGCGCCTTCGGCTACTGGTCCGACGCGCTCGACCTGCTCATCGTCACGTTCGTCGCCGTCGCGGCCTCGGTGCTGATCGGGCTCCCGCTCGCGGTGCTCTACGGCACCGGCGGGCGGTCGGTCCGGGCGGTCATCACCGGCGTCCTGGACGCGATGCAGACGATGCCCACCTTCGTCTACCTGCTGCCGGTCGTGCTGTTCTTCGGCATCGGCGCCGCCGGGGCGGTGGTGTGCACGCTGGTCTACGCCCTGCCGCCCATCATCCGGATCGCGGGCCACGGGATCCGGTCGGTCTCCGGGACCACGATCGAGGCGACCGACTCCGTCGGCCAGACCCGGTGGCAGCGGCTCACCAAGGTCCAGCTCCCGATGGCCCGCGCGACCATCGTCGTCGGCCTCAACCAGACGATCATGGCGGCGCTCTCGATGGCGACCATCGCGTCGTACGTCGACGGGCCCGGGCTCGGGCAGCCGGTGCTCTCGGCACTCACCCGCCTCGACGTCGGTGGCGCGTTCGTGCCCGGGATGCTGATCGTGGTGATGGCCGTGATGCTCGACCGCACCACCACCGCGGCCAGCGAGCGCCCCGAGAAGCTCGCCCGGGCGGGCGCCGACCCGCGCCTGCGGCGCATCGTGCTCGCCGTCGCGGCGGTCGGTGCCGCCGTCGCCGTGTGGGCCTCGCGCTACTTCCCCTCGGCCGCGGAGTTCCCCGAGCTGACGTGGGGCCGCACCGTCGCCGACGGCGTCGACCGCTTCTTCACCTGGTTCCTCGACACCTTCGGCGGTGCGACGCAGGCCTTCAAGGACGCGATCAGCACCGTCCTGCTGAACCCGCTGCAGGCGCTCCTCGGCGAGTCGCCGTGGTGGCTCGCCGGCGCCGCGATCCTCGCCCTGGCTGCCGTCTTCGGTGGCCGGCGCGCCCTGCTCCCGACCGTGCTCTGCCTGGCCGGCATCCGGTTCCTCGACCTGTGGCACGACACCATGCTCACCTTGACGATGACCCTGGTCGGCACCCTGCTGGTCGTCGTCCTGGCCGTGGTGCTGGGGGTCTGGATGGCCCGCAGCCACCGGGTCGACGTGGCCCTGCGACCGCTGCTCGACGCCGGCCAGACCATCCCCCCGTTCGTCTACCTGATCCCGGTGCTGGCGCTCTTCGGGACCTCCCGCTTCACCGCGATCGTGGCGGGCGTCGTGTACGCCGCCCCGGTCGCCGTCAAGCTCGTCGCCGACGGGGTCAAGGCCGTCTCGCCGACCACCCTCGAGGCGTCGCGGTCGACGGGCGCGACGACCTGGCAGGAGATCACCAAGGTGCAGCTGCCGATGGCGCGCGGCTCCCTCGTGCTTGCCGCCAACCAGGGCCTGCTCTACGTGCTGGCCATGGTCGTCATCGGCGGCCTCGTCGGCGCCCAGGCCCTCGGCTACGACGTCGTCCTCGGCTTCTCCCGCTCCGAGGAGTGGGGGAAGGGCGCGGCCGCCGGGCTCAGCATCGTGCTGCTCGGGATCATGATCGACCGGATCGCCCGGGCCTCGGCCCGCGACGTCTAG
- a CDS encoding ABC transporter substrate-binding protein, which yields MRKSGKRVAGLASVAACVTLTLAGCGGSSIDDETKANESQPDGGDCGDLNLAVNPWVGFEADAYVVGHVAEAELGCKVNYRELKEDVSWQGFGTGQVDVVIEDWGHPDLEKKFFEGTGDGSATDFGPTGNVGVIGWYVPAWLAEEHPDILEWENLNKYAEEFATSESGDQGQFLGADPSFVQFDEAIASNLDLDFKVVFSGSEAASITAFQQAEKNKEFLIGYFYEPQWLFAEVDLAKVALPPYEEGCQDDPAKVACDYPETELKKIVSTSWVEEDSPAVGLVQNFQWTNDDQNLVAKYISQDGMSAEDAAAKWVEDNPDKVEAWLA from the coding sequence TTGCGGAAGTCAGGAAAGCGGGTGGCCGGCCTCGCCTCGGTTGCCGCGTGCGTGACCCTCACCCTCGCCGGCTGCGGCGGCAGCTCGATCGACGACGAGACGAAGGCCAACGAGTCACAGCCCGACGGCGGTGACTGCGGGGACCTCAACCTCGCGGTCAACCCGTGGGTCGGCTTCGAGGCCGACGCCTACGTCGTCGGGCACGTCGCGGAGGCCGAGCTGGGCTGCAAGGTCAACTACCGCGAGCTGAAGGAGGACGTCTCCTGGCAGGGCTTCGGGACCGGGCAGGTCGACGTGGTCATCGAGGACTGGGGCCACCCGGACCTCGAGAAGAAGTTCTTCGAGGGGACCGGCGACGGCAGCGCGACCGACTTCGGCCCGACCGGCAACGTCGGCGTCATCGGCTGGTACGTCCCGGCGTGGCTCGCCGAGGAGCACCCCGACATCCTGGAGTGGGAGAACCTCAACAAGTACGCCGAGGAGTTCGCCACCTCCGAGTCCGGCGACCAGGGCCAGTTCCTCGGCGCCGACCCGTCGTTCGTGCAGTTCGACGAGGCGATCGCCAGCAACCTCGACCTCGACTTCAAGGTCGTCTTCTCCGGCAGCGAGGCCGCCAGCATCACGGCGTTCCAGCAGGCCGAGAAGAACAAGGAGTTCCTGATCGGCTACTTCTACGAGCCGCAGTGGCTCTTCGCCGAGGTGGACCTCGCCAAGGTCGCGCTGCCGCCGTACGAGGAGGGCTGCCAGGACGACCCGGCGAAGGTCGCCTGCGACTACCCCGAGACCGAGCTGAAGAAGATCGTCTCCACCTCGTGGGTGGAGGAGGACAGCCCGGCGGTCGGCCTGGTCCAGAACTTCCAGTGGACCAACGACGACCAGAACCTGGTCGCGAAGTACATCTCCCAGGACGGCATGTCCGCCGAGGACGCCGCCGCCAAGTGGGTCGAGGACAACCCCGACAAGGTCGAGGCCTGGCTGGCCTGA
- a CDS encoding GcvT family protein — MGGPKVVVIGAGVVGAALADELTERGWTDVTVVDAGPIPHTGGSSTHAPGLVFQTNGSRMMTELATYTVEKLVSLSTDEGPCFLQVGGLEVATSPDRLRELHRRAGWLAAHGVPARILTPAECVAQHDLLDPAVVLGGLLTPTDGLAKAVRAVDAQTRRAAERGATLRPGTEVLDVLVEDGRVVGVETSAGHIDAEVVVCCAGIWGQKIAAMVGLDLPLTPLEHQLVRTTPVPALAGQTEEVRRPILRHQGADLYYRDDHDRQVIGSYAHRPIPVAVADFDDWGGPVMPSVRPFTPDDFEGPWKDSQALLPALAESGVESGINGMFSFTTDGAPLIGESPDVAGFWVAEAVWVTHSAGVGRAVAELLVDGVPTTDLHEAALGRFEAHQRGPAYVLERDQQNFAEVYDVLHPLQPMASPRPLRLSPFHRRQEELGAYFLEANGWERPQWYAANASLLDEYTVPTPGDWASRYWSPIAGAEALATRERVAMYDMTALKRIEVAGRGATDFLQGLVTGNVATSVGSVTYCLLLDPRGRIRSDVTVARLSAPPGQQRYQVGANGNLDLAYLQERAPADVFVHDLTPGTCCVGLWGPRAREVVQSVSTDDWSNDGVKYFRGIEAHVGMVPVTALRLSYVGELGWELYTTADLGQKLWDTLWAAGQEHGIVAGGRAAFTSLRLEKGYRSFGADMTWDHTPAEAGLSFAVKTAKEAFVGKSALAALGEPTRKLVCLTSPDPQAVVMGKEPVLHGGEPVGHVTSAAWGFTVERAIAYAWVPAGLSTPGTEVEVGYFDQRLPYVVTEEPLFDPAMTRLRG, encoded by the coding sequence GTGGGCGGACCCAAGGTCGTCGTGATCGGGGCCGGCGTGGTGGGGGCGGCGCTGGCCGACGAGCTCACCGAGCGCGGGTGGACCGACGTGACGGTGGTCGACGCGGGCCCGATCCCGCACACCGGAGGCTCCTCGACCCATGCGCCCGGGCTGGTCTTCCAGACCAACGGATCGCGGATGATGACCGAGCTGGCGACGTACACGGTCGAGAAGCTGGTCTCGCTGTCCACCGACGAGGGGCCGTGCTTCCTCCAGGTCGGCGGCCTCGAGGTCGCCACCAGCCCCGACCGGCTCCGGGAGCTGCACCGGCGAGCCGGCTGGCTGGCCGCCCACGGCGTACCTGCCCGGATCCTGACCCCCGCGGAGTGCGTCGCGCAGCACGACCTGCTCGACCCGGCGGTCGTGCTCGGCGGCCTGCTCACCCCCACCGACGGGCTCGCCAAGGCGGTCCGCGCGGTCGACGCGCAGACCCGCCGGGCGGCCGAGCGGGGCGCGACGCTGCGCCCCGGCACCGAGGTGCTGGACGTGCTCGTCGAGGACGGTCGGGTCGTCGGGGTCGAGACGAGCGCAGGCCACATCGACGCCGAGGTCGTGGTCTGCTGCGCCGGAATCTGGGGGCAGAAGATCGCCGCCATGGTCGGCCTCGACCTGCCGCTGACCCCGCTGGAGCACCAGCTGGTGCGCACCACCCCGGTGCCGGCGCTGGCCGGCCAGACCGAGGAGGTACGCCGGCCGATCCTGCGCCACCAGGGCGCGGACCTCTACTACCGCGACGACCACGACCGCCAGGTGATCGGCTCCTACGCGCACCGCCCGATCCCGGTCGCGGTCGCGGACTTCGACGACTGGGGCGGACCCGTGATGCCCAGCGTCCGGCCGTTCACCCCCGACGACTTCGAGGGCCCGTGGAAGGACTCGCAGGCGCTGCTGCCGGCCCTGGCCGAGTCGGGCGTCGAGTCGGGCATCAACGGGATGTTCTCCTTCACCACCGACGGCGCCCCGCTGATCGGCGAGAGCCCGGACGTCGCGGGCTTCTGGGTCGCCGAGGCGGTCTGGGTGACCCACTCCGCCGGCGTCGGGCGCGCGGTGGCCGAGCTGCTGGTCGACGGCGTCCCGACCACCGACCTGCACGAGGCGGCCCTGGGCCGCTTCGAGGCACACCAGCGCGGGCCGGCGTACGTCCTCGAGCGCGACCAGCAGAACTTCGCCGAGGTGTACGACGTCCTGCACCCGCTCCAGCCGATGGCGTCGCCGCGACCGCTGCGGCTCTCGCCGTTCCACCGCCGCCAGGAGGAGCTCGGCGCCTACTTCCTCGAGGCGAACGGCTGGGAGCGACCGCAGTGGTACGCCGCCAACGCCTCGCTGCTGGACGAGTACACCGTCCCCACCCCCGGCGACTGGGCGAGCCGCTACTGGTCCCCGATCGCCGGCGCGGAGGCGCTCGCGACCCGCGAGCGGGTGGCGATGTACGACATGACCGCGCTGAAGCGGATCGAGGTGGCCGGCCGCGGCGCGACCGACTTCCTGCAGGGCCTGGTGACCGGCAACGTGGCGACCTCGGTCGGCAGCGTGACGTACTGCCTGCTGCTCGACCCGCGCGGCCGGATCCGCAGCGACGTGACGGTGGCCCGGCTGAGCGCGCCGCCCGGCCAGCAGCGCTACCAGGTGGGCGCGAACGGCAACCTCGACCTCGCCTACCTCCAGGAGCGGGCGCCGGCCGACGTGTTCGTCCACGACCTCACGCCCGGCACCTGCTGCGTCGGGCTGTGGGGCCCGCGGGCGCGCGAGGTGGTCCAGAGCGTGTCCACCGACGACTGGTCGAACGACGGCGTGAAGTACTTCCGCGGCATCGAGGCGCACGTCGGGATGGTGCCGGTGACCGCGCTGCGGCTCTCCTACGTCGGCGAGCTCGGCTGGGAGCTCTACACGACCGCCGACCTGGGCCAGAAGCTCTGGGACACCCTCTGGGCGGCCGGGCAGGAGCACGGGATCGTCGCGGGCGGCCGGGCCGCGTTCACCAGCCTGAGGCTGGAGAAGGGGTACCGCTCCTTCGGCGCCGACATGACGTGGGACCACACGCCCGCCGAGGCCGGGCTGTCGTTCGCGGTCAAGACGGCCAAGGAGGCGTTCGTCGGCAAGTCCGCGCTGGCGGCGCTGGGCGAGCCCACGAGGAAGCTGGTCTGCCTCACCTCCCCCGACCCGCAGGCGGTCGTGATGGGCAAGGAGCCGGTCCTCCACGGGGGCGAGCCGGTCGGCCACGTCACCAGCGCCGCCTGGGGCTTCACCGTCGAGCGGGCGATCGCCTACGCGTGGGTGCCGGCCGGGCTGAGCACGCCCGGCACCGAGGTCGAGGTCGGCTACTTCGACCAGCGGCTGCCGTACGTCGTCACCGAGGAGCCGCTCTTCGACCCGGCGATGACCAGGCTGCGCGGATGA
- a CDS encoding sarcosine oxidase subunit beta family protein translates to MRPAPRLPEHPDFLWSDAPPKKAYDVVVVGGGGHGLATAYHLAKDHGITDVAVLEKGWLAGGNMARNTTIIRSNYLWDESAGIYEHSLRLWETLEEELGTSVLFSQRGVLNLAHSLPDIREGKRRVNANQLNGLDAQWLTPEEIGRLVPILDVTDRPRHPVLGGTFQPRAGIAKHDHVAWGYARAAHALGVDIIQGCEVGGFVTDGDRVTAVETSRGRIGLGRLALCAAGHSSVLADLLGVRLPVQSHPLQALVSELLEPVLDTVVMSNAVHVYVSQAHKGELVMGAGVDPQVGYGQRGSFHVIQDQMAAAVELFPIFARAHVLRTWAGIVDVTPDASPIIGHLDGWANAYLNCGWGTGGFKATPGVGSVYAATVAREHPHPLAEPFALDRFVTGRLIDEHGAAAVAH, encoded by the coding sequence ATGAGGCCCGCCCCTCGGCTCCCCGAGCATCCCGACTTCCTCTGGTCGGACGCCCCGCCGAAGAAGGCCTACGACGTCGTGGTCGTCGGCGGTGGCGGGCACGGCCTGGCGACGGCGTACCACCTCGCCAAGGACCACGGCATCACCGACGTGGCGGTCCTGGAGAAGGGCTGGCTGGCCGGCGGCAACATGGCCCGCAACACCACGATCATCCGCTCCAACTACCTCTGGGACGAGAGCGCCGGCATCTACGAGCACTCCCTGAGGCTGTGGGAGACGCTGGAGGAGGAGCTCGGGACGTCGGTGCTGTTCAGCCAGCGCGGCGTGCTCAACCTCGCCCACAGCCTCCCCGACATCCGCGAGGGAAAGCGCCGGGTCAACGCCAACCAGCTCAACGGCCTGGACGCGCAGTGGCTGACGCCGGAGGAGATCGGCCGGCTCGTCCCGATCCTCGACGTCACCGACCGGCCGCGGCACCCGGTGCTCGGCGGCACCTTCCAGCCGCGCGCCGGCATCGCCAAGCACGACCACGTCGCCTGGGGCTACGCCCGGGCCGCGCACGCGCTCGGCGTCGACATCATCCAGGGCTGCGAGGTCGGCGGCTTCGTGACCGACGGCGACCGGGTCACCGCCGTCGAGACCTCCCGCGGCCGGATCGGGCTGGGCCGGCTCGCCCTGTGCGCGGCCGGGCACTCCTCCGTGCTGGCCGACCTGCTCGGCGTCCGGCTCCCCGTGCAGAGCCACCCGCTGCAGGCGCTGGTCTCCGAGCTGCTGGAGCCGGTGCTGGACACGGTCGTGATGTCGAACGCCGTGCACGTCTACGTCTCCCAGGCGCACAAGGGCGAGCTGGTGATGGGCGCCGGCGTGGACCCGCAGGTCGGCTACGGCCAGCGCGGGTCCTTCCACGTGATCCAGGACCAGATGGCCGCGGCCGTCGAGCTGTTCCCGATCTTCGCGCGCGCCCACGTGCTGCGCACCTGGGCCGGCATCGTCGACGTCACCCCCGACGCCTCGCCGATCATCGGGCACCTGGACGGGTGGGCGAACGCCTACCTCAACTGCGGCTGGGGCACCGGCGGCTTCAAGGCCACGCCCGGGGTCGGGTCGGTGTACGCCGCCACGGTCGCCCGCGAGCACCCCCACCCGCTGGCCGAGCCGTTCGCGCTGGACCGCTTCGTCACCGGCCGGCTGATCGACGAGCACGGCGCGGCCGCGGTGGCGCACTGA